One Fusarium falciforme chromosome 1, complete sequence genomic window carries:
- a CDS encoding SBDS domain-containing protein, whose protein sequence is MARGETQQTKVYFKGSSEEFLIFIDDVETYKKWKSDKSVPLAHFISSFKIFLTHGQGLQGTYDTASKAALENEFGTSVDDEVIKQILENGETQTSEMPERQGTKNDSKGPMVAH, encoded by the exons ATGGCTCGCGGCGAGACTCAGCAGACCAAGGTCTACTTCAAGGGCAGCAGCGAGgagttcctcatcttcattgATGACGTCGAGACCTACAAGAAGTGGAAGAGCGACAAGAGCGTGCCTCTGGCGCACTTCATCTCCTCATTCAAGATCTTCCTGACCCATGG CCAAGGACTGCAGGGAACCTACGACACCGCCTCCAAGGCGGCTCTTGAGAACGAGTTCGGCACTTCTGTTGATGACGAGGTCATCAAGCAAATCCTAGAGAATGGCGAGACCCAGACCTCGGAG ATGCCCGAGCGTCAAGGTACCAAGAACGACTCCAAGGGTCCCATGGTTGCCCATTAG
- a CDS encoding DH domain-containing protein: protein MASTNSRRSPSGITPNIDSSQQPSWPTTGLPVLLRDESPWEELGKAFDIDLSPDNIRSDDRDASDDLNKLSTRNIPEEKTTDLQPIRSSAPPGDYDHLSVNPLPKLPFRKWVRSLKRRNSLSEGGETYTGDEGCKYPEPSNPFRRVIHRGFRHRFPSSGSSLGFITAVQSASTSLITASAAAPSRRRHGRSRAERSSRASLSTPRVSKDVAPLERAEEDLTATQRAFERRQILEELISTEENYIGDIRFLMNTYVNMLAALPSLSKQLRSSTNRNLHHILQLHDEILGELHRVVPFSEYSQLDHPVLSKSGRNRSRGLNKLPECGVNIQVLHNVPGMLTDPQVAAEVAKVFSKKTHEFFIYKEYGAKFEMMRRDIAAAHEGFPEWEVHQKGVEALGFSVGSPKGQEGGSNKALTVNDLLIKPIQRICRYPLLFAELLKHTPVLDCPNSHMEVETALARLREATVEINNSATNQDMETTLEKTWLLQDRLVFPDRRLDADSKNQIRAFGHIQLCGALHVCWETEAGVEGQYMICLLYKDVLCLASGGKSDRIYTILACIDLRSAKVEDVDKGGGLRCHLAPFSWKLVFEGQHELYELVMTACSPKEETEWRDRLQRGRDLEQSEKPSVLYNFLSFDMKSLGAIFRRPGTMARSASVNRATTAIPLSAQVHVILKNTSLVNIIEAKDPSACTAPKRKSAA, encoded by the exons ATGGCTTCCACCAATTCTCGGAGGTCGCCCTCTGGTATTACTCCAAATATTGACAGTTCTCAACAGCCTAGTTGGCCAACAACCGGTCTTCCGGTCTTATTACGGGATGAGAGTCCCTGGGAAGAGCTCGGCAAGGCTTTCGACATCGACCTTAGCCCGGATAACATACGCAGCGATGACAGAGACGCTTCCGATGATTTGAATAAACTCAGCACTCGAAATATACCAGAGGAAAAAACAACGGACTTGCAGCCGATCCGAAGCTCAGCGCCCCCTGGTGATTATGATCACCTCTCCGTGAATCCCCTGCCAAAGCTACCATTCCGCAAATGGGTGAGATCTCTCAAGCGACGAAACAGCCTGAGTGAGGGAGGAGAAACATATACCGGTGATGAGGGATGCAAATATCCCGAGCCTAGCAACCCATTCCGACGTGTCATACATCGCGGATTCAGGCATCGATTTCCATCTTCGGGATCCTCCTTGGGCTTCATAACTGCTGTACAAAGCGCCAGTACGAGCCTTATTACAGCGAGCGCCGCAGCACCCTCGCGTCGGCGCCATGGCCGGTCGCGTGCAGAGCGCAGCAGTCGAGCTTCTCTTTCTACTCCTCGAGTGTCTAAGGACGTTGCGCCGTTGGAGAGAGCTGAGGAGGATTTAACCGCAACTCAGCGTGCATTCGAACGTCGACAGATTTTGGAGGAGCTCATCAGCACAGAGGAGAATTATATTGGCGACATCCGTTTCCTTATGAAT ACCTACGTCAATATGCTTGCCGCTCTTCCTTCCCTGTCAAAGCAGCTACGATCATCAACTAATCGAAATTTGCACCACATTCTTCAACTACACGACGAAATCCTGGGTGAGCTTCACCGCGTGGTCCCCTTCTCCGAGTATTCTCAGCTTGACCACCCCGTGCTCAGCAAGAGCGGTCGCAATCGGTCACGGGGTTTGAACAAGCTCCCTGAGTGTGGTGTCAACATACAAGTACTCCACAATGTACCTGGGATGCTCACTGACCCCCAGGTTGCGGCGGAAGTTGCCAAGGTTTTCAGCAAAAAG ACTCACGAATTCTTCATTTATAAAGAGTACGGGGCAAAGTtcgagatgatgagaagagACATTGCAGCGGCACACGAAGGTTTCCCTGAGTGGGAGGTTCACCAAAAAGGGGTCGAGGCTCTGGGCTTCTCCGTTGGATCCCCTAAGGGTCAGGAGGGAGGGTCTAACAAGGCCCTCACCGTTAATGACCTTCTCATCAAG CCTATCCAGAGAATCTGCAGATATCCCCTCCTATTCGCAGAACTTCTCAAGCATACACCAGTACTTGACTGTCCCAACTCCCACATGGAGGTTGAAACAGCCTTGGCGAGGCTTCGGGAAGCAACAGTTGAGATCAACAACTCGGCCACGAACCAAGACATGGAAACGACACTAGAGAAGACTTGGCTATTACAGGATCGTCTAGTTTTCCCCGACAGG AGGCTTGATGCGGATTCAAAGAATCAGATTCGTGCCTTTGGCCACATCCAGTTATGCGGTGCACTCCATGTTTGTTGGGAGACCGAGGCCGGAGTCGAGGGCCAGTATATGATCTGCTTGTTGTACAAAGATGTCCTCTGCCTTGCTTCAGGGGGCAAGTCCGATCGGATATACACTATTTTGGCCTGCATTGATCTGCGCAGTGCAAAggttgaggatgtcgacaAAGGAGGAG GCTTGCGATGTCACTTGGCTCCTTTCTCTTGGAAGCTGGTCTTTGAAGGTCAGCACGAGTTGTATGAGCTGGTCATGACAGCCTGCAGTCCAAAGGAAGAGACTGAATGGCGAGATCGATTGCAACGGGGTCGAGATTTAGAGCAATCGGAGAAACCATCAGTGCTATACAACTTCCTCTCCTTTGACATGAAGAGCTTGGGTGCCATCTTTAGACGACCAG GCACAATGGCTCGGAGTGCTTCTGTCAATCGAGCGACTACCGCCATCCCACTCTCAGCGCAAGTCCATGTCATTCTAAAGAACACAAGCCTCGTCAA TATCATCGAAGCCAAGGATCCCAGTGCTTGCACCGCCCCGAAGCGAAAGAGCGCGGCTTGA
- a CDS encoding Calcium-transporting ATPase codes for MESAFARPVDDVLANFGVNQTNGLSDAQVDELRKKHGRNSIPDEPPTPLWELILEQFKDQLVIILLGSAAVSFVLALFDQEEGWSAFVDPVVILTILILNGVVGVSQESSAEKAIAALQEYSANEANVVRNGGHVSRVKADELVPGDIVTVSIGDRIPADCRVVAIESNSFAVDQAVLTGESESVGKRASTVVGDEKAVLQDQTNMLFSGTTVVTGRARAVVVLTGPNTAIGDIHESITAQISEPTPLKQKLNDFGDNLAKVITVICILVWLINIPNFNDPSHGSWTKGAIYYLKIAVSLGVAAIPEGLAVVITTCLALGTRKMAAKNAVVRSLPSVETLGSCSVICSDKTGTLTTNQMSVSKVVYLNEDGSDLTELDVEGTTFAPRGAIKSNGEVVHDLHNSSATLRQMTEVAAICNDAQLAYDSRTATFTSVGEPTEGALRVLVEKIGPCAPADTRPEDCVHYASSVYEKTLPRLATYEFSRDRKSMSVLVRNGSEKKLLVKGAPESVIERCTQTLLGPGGNKAPLSKKVYDRLMSEVVRYGNHGLRVIALASIDNVPETPLLQSATTTEQYAQLEQNMTFLGLVGMLDPPREEVPRAIQRCKDAGIRVIVITGDNRNTAESICRQIGVFTQHEDLTGKSYTGREFDQLSPNEQLEAAKRASLFSRVEPGHKSRLVDLLQSLGEVVAMTGDGVNDAPALKKADIGVAMGSGTDVSKLAADMVLADSNFATIEVAIEEGRSIYNNTQQFIRYLISSNIGEVVSIFLTAALGMPEALVPVQLLWVNLVTDGLPATALSFNPPDNDIMKRRPRKRDEALIGGWLFFRYLIIGTYVGLATVAGYAWWFMYNPEGPQITFRQLSRFHHCSADFPEIGCQMFSDDMAKAASTVSLSILVVIEMFNAMNALSSSESLLTLPLWKNMMLVYAIALSMALHFALLYVPFLQSLFSILPLNVMEWKAVIIISAPVILLDEVLKAVERQFFVQTTSDTSLKEKKEQ; via the exons ATGGAGAGCGCCTTCGCCCGCCCTGTCGACGATGTCCTCGCCAACTTTGGCGTCAATCAGACCAATGGTTTGAGCGACGCGCAAGTTGATGAACTTCGCAAGAAACATGGGCGCAACT CTATTCCAGATGAACCCCCGACTCCTCTGTGGGAGCTTATCCTCGAACAATTCAAAGATCAGCTTGTTATTATTCTATTGGGTTCTGCCGCCGTCTCCTTCGTCTTGGCCCTCTTTGACCAAGAAGAGGGTTGGAGCGCCTTCGTCGATCCCGTAGTT ATCCTCACTATCCTTATTCTTAATGGCGTCGTCGGAGTCTCCCAAGAGAGTAGCGCGGAAAAGGCCATCGCTGCCTTGCAAGAATACTCGGCCAACGAGGCCAATGTGGTGCGAAATGGTGGTCATGTTTCCCGAGTCAAGGCCGACGAGCTAGTGCCTGGCGACATTGTCACCGTGTCCATTGGCGACCGTATTCCCGCCGACTGCCGAGTTGTCGCCATCGAGAGCAATAGTTTCGCTGTTGATCAGGCTGTCCTCACCGGAGAGAGCGAGAGTGTCGGAAAGCGCGCCAGTACCGTTGTCGGAGACGAAAAGGCGGTTTTGCAGGATCAGACAAATATGCTGTTCTCTGGAACTACCGTTGTCACTGGTCGCGCGAGAGCTGTGGTTGTTCTGACGGGTCCCAACACCGCTATCGGAGATATTCACGAGAGCATCACTGCTCAGATCTCGGAGCCTACTCCCTTGAAGCAGAAGCTCAACGACTTTGGCGACAACCTGGCCAAGGTCATTACTGTCATTTGCATTCTGGTCTGGCTTATCAACATCCCCAACTTCAACGACCCCAGCCACGGAAGCTGGACCAAGGGCGCCATCTACTACTTGAAGATTGCTGTTTctcttggtgttgctgcCATTCCTGAGGGTCTTGCTGTTGTCATCACCACCTGCCTCGCTCTTGGAACTAGAAAGATGGCCGCTAAGAACGCCGTGGTTCGAAGTCTTCCTTCTGTCGAGACCCTGGGAAGCTGCAGCGTTATCTGCTCCGACAAGACTGGCACTCTGACCACTAACCAGATGAGCGTCAGCAAGGTTGTGTACCTCAACGAGGACGGCAGCGATCTTACCGAGTTGGACGTTGAGGGTACTACCTTTGCCCCCCGAGGAGCCATCAAGTCGAATGGTGAGGTTGTCCATGACCTCCACAACTCTTCCGCTACTCTTCGTCAAATGACCGAGGTCGCCGCTATTTGCAACGATGCTCAGCTTGCCTATGATTCCCGGACTGCCACCTTTACGAGCGTTGGTGAACCCACTGAGGGCGCTCTGAGAGTTTTGGTTGAGAAGATTGGACCTTGCGCTCCGGCTGATACTCGCCCTGAGGACTGCGTTCACTACGCCAGCTCGGTATACGAAAAGACACTGCCCCGGCTTGCTACGTATGAATTCTCCCGTGATCGAAAGAGCATGTCAGTCTTGGTTCGCAACGGCAGCGAGAAGAAACTCCTGGTCAAGGGCGCTCCTGAATCCGTCATCGAACGCTGCACACAGACTCTTCTTGGTCCTGGTGGCAACAAGGCGCCTCTTAGCAAGAAGGTCTATGATCGCTTGATGAGCGAGGTTGTGCGATATGGTAACCATGGCCTCCGAGTTATTGCCTTGGCCAGCATCGACAATGTCCCTGAgactcctcttcttcagtcCGCTACAACCACCGAACAGTACGCCCAGCTTGAGCAGAACATGACCTTCCTTGGACTTGTCGGTATGCTTGATCCTCCTCGAGAGGAGGTTCCTCGCGCTATCCAGCGATGCAAGGATGCCGGTATTCGTGTCATTGTCATCACTGGAGACAACCGCAACACTGCCGAGAGTATCTGCCGACAGATTGGTGTCTTTACCCAACACGAGGACCTCACTGGAAAGAGCTACACTGGCCGCGAGTTTGATCAGCTTTCTCCCAATGAGCAGCTTGAGGCAGCTAAGCGGGCATCTCTATTCTCTCGTGTTGAGCCTGGTCACAAGTCGCGTCTCGTTGACTTGCTCCAGTCCCTGGGTGAGGTTGTTGCTAtgactggtgatggtgtcaaCGACGCCCCTGCTCTCAAGAAGGCTGATATTGGTGTTGCCATGGGCTCCGGAACTGATGTTTCCAAGCTGGCCGCCGACATGGTCCTCGCTGACAGCAACTTTGCCACTATTGAGGTTGCCATTGAGGAAGGCCGCTCTATCTACAACAACACTCAGCAGTTCATCCGCTACTTGATCTCTTCCAACATTGGCGAGGTGGTTTCCATCTTCCTGACGGCTGCTCTCGGCATGCCCGAGGCTCTTGTTCCCGTCCAGCTTCTGTGGGTTAACCTGGTCACCGATGGTCTTCCTGCCACGGCCCTTTCCTTCAACCCTCCCGACAACGACATCATGAAGCGCCGACCTCGCAAGCGAGACGAAGCTTTGATTGGCGGATGGCTCTTCTTCCGGTATCTCATCATTGGCACCTACGTCGGTCTTGCTACGGTTGCGGGCTACGCTTGGTGGTTCATGTATAACCCTGAGGGTCCTCAGATTACCTTCCGCCAGCTGTCTCGCTTCCACCACTGCTCAGCCGACTTCCCCGAGATTGGGTGCCAGATGTTCTCCGACGACATGGCCAAGGCCGCGTCGACCGTTTCCCTGTCGATCCTGGTCGTCATTGAGATGTTCAACGCCATGAACGCCCTGTCATCGAGCGAGTCTCTTCTTACTCTTCCTCTGTGGAAGAACATGATGCTTGTGTATGCCATTGCCTTGTCCATGGCTCTGCACTTTGCTCTCCTCTACGTCCCCTTCCTCCAGTCGCTGTTCTCCATCCTCCCCCTGAACGTGATGGAGTGGAAGGCGGTCATTATCATCAGTGCCCCCGTTAT ACTCCTTGATGAAGTGCTCAAGGCCGTTGAGCGACAGTTCTTTGTGCAGACGACATCCGACACGTCTctcaaggaaaagaaggagcaATAG
- a CDS encoding Proteasome subunit beta, which yields MSSPFSINGGACVAMVGKDCVAIACDLRLGLQALTVSNNFPKIFQYGDVFLGLTGLATDVNTVSDLFRYKTNMYRLREERAIAPRTFANLVSSSLYERRFGPYFVSPVVAGLDPKTGKPFICGFDSIGCIDFAKDFIVSGTASEQLFGMCEGLWEPDMEPDALFETISQSLLNAVDRDALSGWGAHVYIIEKDKVTKRLLKGRQD from the exons ATG TCGTCTCCCTTCTCGATAA ACGGCGGCGCCTGCGTCGCCATGGTCGGCAAGGACTGTGTCGCCATCGCCTGCGATCTCCGCCTCGGTCTCCAGGCCCTCACCGTCTCCAACAACTTCCCCAAGATCTTCCAGTACGGCGACGTCTTCCTCGGCCTGACCGGCCTGGCCACCGACGTCAACACCGTCAGCGACCTCTTCCGCTACAAGACCAACATGTACCGCCTGCGTGAGGAGCGCGCCATCGCCCCCCGCACCTTTGCCAACCTCGTCTCGTCGTCCCTCTACGAGCGCCGCTTCGGTCCCTACTTTGTCTCTCCCGTCGTCGCCGGCCTCGACCCCAAGACCGGCAAGCCATTCATCTGCGGCTTCGACAGCATCGGCTGcatcgactttgccaagGACTTTATCGTCTCGGGGACCGCTTCAGAGCAGCTCTTTGGCATGTGTGAGGGTCTCTGGGAGCCTGATATG GAACCCGATGCCCTCTTCGAGACCATCTCCCAGTCGCTGCTCAACGCCGTTGACCGTGACGCTCTATCCGGTTGGGGCGCACACGTTTACATTATtgagaaggacaaggtcaCCAAGCGATTACTAAAGGGCCGACAGGATTAG
- a CDS encoding TUG-UBL1 domain-containing protein codes for MASHVVVIATDLRRATVKVTPGTYLTDVLEEACRKLGLSSDKYLVKHRQKQVDLSVPFRTSGLIPGAKLELVLKSKTPSAIQVGLQVPPPEGREIPGGRLIQKFPSDLTIWKVLRQFESGKASNGKNINITARGVAQTSSGTGSGGGQLYYEIPVLNIMGRELSSFADFQKTLSQLGYNSGSVLIRLTYRKTDQTLFDAMSEISEYFKETEEEAKEPEASGAAGTEQEPAETSKEAEPQPQEIEDTPMADPNPEPEQDSSRNQQEETSGADDKPAEEDKMDVESSQQRDPLEPVNVFLAPSGSTPAAALAPSSEADFTPTIAHAQLRQARLQEDSRNRRLLSDRELEDKAAAEAAKIAAIKFVLVKVRFPDNTSSDWQVGPADTGRFLYDAVRHVMAHDGQPFHLVLPGTKTVIKDNSNPGNELIKSYKLTGRILINLVWDDAVPPAVRKQPFLKANVAQQGQQVKIPEPVEAPDSQDDGPAVARPSRAEAGEGTGDKIAKKIPKWLKLGKK; via the exons ATGGCCTCCCACGTCGTGGTGATAGCCACCGACCTGCGGCGGGCGACGGTCAAAGTCACCCCTGGCACCTACTTGACCGATGTCCTTGAGGAGGCCTGCAGGAAGCTCGGTCTCTCTAGCGACAAGTATCTTGTGAA ACACCGCCAAAAGCAGGTGGACCTTTCTGTCCCCTTCCGCACCTCTGGTCTCATCCCCGGCGCAAAGCTCGAGCTCGTCCTCAAATCCAAAACACCCTCCGCCATACAAGTCGGCCTCCAAGTCCCGCCCCCCGAAGGTCGCGAAATCCCCGGCGGCCGGTTGATCCAGAAGTTCCCCAGCGACCTTACCATCTGGAAGGTGCTACGCCAGTTCGAGAGTGGCAAGGCGAGCAATGGCAAGAATATCAACATCACCGCCCGTGGCGTCGCCCAGACGTCCAGCGGCACAGGAAGCGGTGGCGGACAATTGTACTACGAGATCCCCGTTCTCAACATTATGGGTCGTGAGCTATCTTCGTTTGCCGACTTTCAAAAGACATTGTCGCAGCTTGGATACAACTCTGGCAGTGTTCTTATTAGGTTGACCTATCGGAAGACGGATCAGACCTTGTTCGATGCCATGTCCGAGATAAGCGAGTACTTCAAGGAAACAGAAGAGGAGGCTAAAGAGCCAGAGGCATCAGGAGCCGCGGGAACTGAACAGGAACCAGCAGAGACATCAAAGGAGGCAGAACCTCAACCCCAAGAGATCGAAGACACTCCCATGGCAGACCCCAACCCGGAACCAGAACAGGACTCGAGTCGTAACCAGCAAGAGGAAACCAGCGGCGCAGACGATAAACCTGCAGAAGAGGACAAGATGGATGTGGAATCCTCCCAGCAAAGAGATCCTCTAGAGCCTGTGAACGTCTTCCTTGCACCTTCAGGCTCAACTCCTGCGGCAGCTCTCGCCCCATCCAGCGAGGCCGACTTTACTCCCACCATTGCTCATGCTCAGCTTCGCCAGGCCCGTCTGCAGGAGGACTCGAGAAACAGGCGACTACTTTCGGATCGAGAACTCGAGGACAAGGCCGCGGCTGAGGCGGCCAAGATTGCTGCCATCAAattcgtcctcgtcaaggtCCGTTTTCCGGATAACACCAGCAGTGACTGGCAGGTTGGCCCAGCCGACACGGGCCGCTTCCTCTACGACGCTGTCCGACATGTCATGGCCCACGATGGCCAGCCCTTCCACTTGGTTCTCCCAGGGACCAAGACTGTTATTAAGGACAACTCCAATCCCGGCAATGAGCTTATCAAGTCCTACAAGCTGACGGGACgcatcctcatcaacctgGTGTGGGATGACGCTGTACCTCCAGCTGTGCGAAAGCAGCCCTTCCTCAAAGCCAATGTTGCACAACAGGGACAGCAAGTCAAGATACCTGAGCCCGTGGAGGCTCCAGATAGTCAGGACGACGGGCCGGCCGTGGCTCGGCCATCAAGAGCTGAGGCTGGCGAAGGAACGGGAGACAAGATCGCCAAGAAGATACCCAAGTGGCTAAAGCTGGGAAAGAAATAG
- a CDS encoding 60S ribosomal protein L36 codes for MAAEAPARTGLAVGLNKGHKTTPRVVKPRVSRTKGHLSKRTAFVREVVKEVAGLAPYERRVIELLRNSKDKRARKLAKKRLGTFGRAKKKVDELQRVIAEARRAGH; via the exons ATGGCCGCTGAAGCTCCCGCGAGAACCGGTCTGGCCGTTGGCCTCAACAAGGGCCAC AAAACCACCCCCCGTGTCGTCAAGCCCCGTGTCTCCCGGACCAAGGGTCACCTGAGCAAGCGCACCGCTTTCGTCCGTGAGGTCGTCAAGGAGGTTGCTGG TCTTGCCCCCTACGAGCGCCGAGTCATTGAGTTGCTCCGAAACAGCAAGGACAAGCGTGCCCGTAAGCTCGCCAAGAAGAGA CTCGGTACCTTCGGGcgtgccaagaagaaggtcgaCGAGCTCCAGCGCGTCATCGCCGAGGCTCGCCGCGCGGGTCACTAA
- a CDS encoding Lipase-3 domain-containing protein — MRLKSIASTRLFALQLTITTLVLALQIPPQHGPTATPQATTPKSISVSLFATLERLSRLVDISYCIGTTGVRKPFECVSRCSDFPSLSLITTWNTGPLLGDSCGYIAVDHGVRQREDSDAYTAGQPAIVVAFRGTYSIANTIVDLSTVPQEYVPYPFPGDGDEEPEKPEHKCTNCTVHMGFLDSWKNARRLVLPQLRQLKTQYPSYPIQLVGHSLGGAVACLAALELKVSLGWDDVIATTFGEPRVGNDGLARFVDEVFQLYGRENLEERDYRRVTHKEDPVPLLPLGEWGYKSHAGEIYIAKQQLSPSEADIYLCVGDNDPACIAGADDSVWSALRRLLHARSVPANSEKSVQADGFPSRFKLWQLLFAHRDYFWRLGLCAPGGDPADWGRGPYQGPDTEEL; from the coding sequence ATGCGGCTGAAATCTATCGCCTCTACGAGGCTCTTTGCCTTGCAGCTCACCATCACAACTCTGGTCCTCGCCCTTCAGATACCACCTCAGCACGGCCCTACTGCGACTCCGCAAGCAACCACACCCAAGAGCATATCAGTATCTCTCTTTGCAACACTAGAGCGCCTCTCTCGCCTTGTCGACATTTCCTATTGCATCGGCACAACTGGCGTCAGGAAGCCCTTTGAGTGCGTGTCCCGCTGCAGCGACTTCCCAAGTTTGTCCCTCATCACCACATGGAACACTGGCCCCCTTCTCGGCGACAGCTGCGGCTACATAGCTGTCGACCATGGTGTGCGGCAGCGAGAGGATAGCGATGCCTACACTGCAGGCCAGCCCGCTATCGTGGTAGCTTTCCGGGGCACTTACAGCATCGCAAACACCATAGTCGACTTGAGCACTGTGCCACAAGAGTACGTGCCATATCCGTTTCCCGGCGACGGTGACGAAGAGCCCGAGAAGCCAGAACACAAATGTACCAACTGCACTGTACACATGGGCTTCCTCGACTCTTGGAAGAACGCCAGACGTCTTGTCCTCCCGCAGCTCCGGCAGTTGAAAACTCAGTATCCATCATACCCGATTCAACTTGTGGGGCATAGCCTTGGAGGCGCCGTTGCCTGTCTTGCGGCGTTAGAGCTCAAGGTGTCCCTGGGCTGGGACGATGTAATCGCTACAACGTTTGGCGAACCTCGAGTTGGGAATGACGGGCTCGCTCGTTTCGTAGACGAGGTCTTCCAGCTATACGGCCGCGAGAATCTTGAAGAACGCGACTATAGACGGGTAACTCACAAGGAAGACCCCGTCCCTCTACTCCCCCTGGGCGAATGGGGCTACAAGTCACACGCGGGCGAGATATACATCGCCAAACAGCAACTCTCTCCTTCCGAGGCCGACATTTACCTCTGCGTCGGGGACAACGATCCAGCATGTATTGCCGGGGCAGACGATTCTGTCTGGTCGGCTTTGCGCCGCCTGCTCCACGCCAGAAGCGTCCCGGCGAATTCGGAAAAGTCGGTGCAGGCGGATGGCTTCCCCTCGAGATTCAAGCTGTGGCAGCTCCTCTTTGCCCACCGGGACTATTTCTGGAGACTGGGGCTTTGCGCGCCGGGAGGCGATCCTGCCGACTGGGGTAGAGGACCGTACCAAGGCCCAGATACGGAGGAGCTCTAG